The following nucleotide sequence is from Lonchura striata isolate bLonStr1 chromosome 17, bLonStr1.mat, whole genome shotgun sequence.
AGCTGCATTTAGCTGAGCCCTCGGGATATTCATGGAGAAAGGTTCTTTTCAAGCTGCTCACAGGAGCAAAAGACAGCCAGGATAGCCTTGGGAaagctcagagctctgggagtGGAGACAGGAGCTTtgcactggtgctgctggagctgcgtGACAGGGTGTgccaggcagggacacagagaggCAGCTAAGTGACTCACAGTGAAATACAGGAGGGACACAGGAATTGGAAAGACAGAAAGCAGGCAGGGAAATGAAAGGCCCTGCCAGAGGTAGGGAAGACTCAAAAATCCCTGTGCTGGTTCACTGCTGGTTCTGTGCCAGTTACTCCTGCTGAGGGATGGCATGAGGAGGATGTGCTGcacctgctgaaattcccttttCTCTGTAAAATGGAAACTAAAAATGCAGTCCTCCCCCAGCCAGACTTGCCTTGGCCCCGCCAGCACCACAGCTGGGCTACCATGGGGAGCCCAGCTGGGACCAGCCCTTCTGCTGGGTGCCAGGTGGGAACAGCTGTGGCCCTTCCAGGGTGAGCCTTAACTGAGTCCCTACAAAAACCCAGAAATCAGGAGCCAATCGACTCAAGCATTAAAAATACCAGCAGGTTTCTATAGCTTTGTAGATCCTGTGTATGATTTGTGACTGGCTTTTCCACTGAGGGAGGGGGATGTGCCTGTGCTGACACAGAAAAACTTACATGGGAGGGGACAATTAGATCAACTGAATTAAGGGCTGATCCCTTCAGCCTTGAGGTTTGTTTGGCTTGCTAGAGGGGTTTAGTGTAGCCCTTGTATGGTTTTTAGCCTTTCAGATGTCCTTTCCTCCAGAGACTGCTGCAATTCCCTACCCtccaaaaaaagccctgcaagCCCCAGTCCCCCTTGGTCTGCAAGGACTGCAAGACAAATCAATTTCCACTGTGATCTTACCAGACTCTGGAAGATACCCAGCCTACAGCCTTCTCCATGCCAGAGTGccaccttttttctttaatcagcCCTTCCTTGCATGGGTAGCCTTTGCCCACGTGAGTTTTCCAGCTGAAGTCATTTGAGTTTGCTATTTATCTAAAGTCTTGTTTTCCCAAAGGGGCTGTGCAGGCTGGGGCTCCATGCCTGGACAAGGGAACTGTTCACCTCATCTGCTCAGGGCTGTCTTGGGCTCTTTCAATGTAACAACACAAACACCTCCCTAACAAATCAGCTGCTCACCCCGAGCTGTAATACCTCCACTTAACTCTGCATCAGCTTTTTCTCTGGCCACACTACTGCAGCCCAAAGTGTCTGCAAATCCCCAAGGAATTTTGGCTCTGCCTTGTGACTCCTGCAAACGGGCTTCCACTTTATCTGAAGGCACTGCTTCAGCCAGGCCTTTGGAAGAGGGGTCTCACTATGGAATACAGGGAGTTTTAGTGCACCTCAAAATGCAATTATTTAAACACTGAGAGCTTACACACTCTCTCTGGCCGGCCCCtgccacagagccaggctgcagctgcctggttTCTCCAAGAAAATCTGACTGGTAGCTGAGTTAGCAGATGTTGGCTGGCTGTGTCACTGTCATCTTCTTGCTGTGTCCTTCCCCAAGCAGACACGTCTCCGTCAGAAGCAGCCaacctcagcagctccagcagcattgGGGTGAGCACGCTGTGTGCCATCTGCGGGGACCGCGCCACCGGCAAGCACTACGGGGCCTCCAGCTGCGATGGCTGCAAAGGCTTCTTCAGGAGGAGCGTCAGGAAGAACCACAtgtactcctgcaggtgaggaCAGAGGGCACAGAGACCCATGGCTCAGACAGGACAGCCCCTCACAGCTCAATGGCAAAGCCCTCGAAGTGCAGCAGCACGGCCCTtcatcctcttcatcctccccGCAACCTCCTCCACTTTCCCTGAGCTAAGCCCTCAGCTGGGAGGGGTCAGTGATTGCCCTGACTTTGGGACTGCCCTCCACGGATCCCTGGGGAAAGACCCTGGGAGGTTTGCCCCATCCTTTAGGGGCCAAGCACATGTTCTTGCAAATGGGTATGGCCAACCATGGGTGTGGCCAGCAAGCAGCAAAATGCCAGGGGAGAAACCCCATTTCAGGGACTTAGCACCTCACTACTCAGTGCAGCACAAACCTTGCTCTCCCTGGGGGCAATCCTTCTCCACCACCAGATGGATGTGTGCCTGCCATCCAGCTacagtgctgtccctgcctggtaCATGACACAAGAACACCTGGGGAGCACCATGAGGGGCAGCATAGCATGCACTTTTCTGAGGATGAGGCACTTGTGTTGCCCCTGAAATTCATGCACTGCACCTCGTCCCATTGGGGGTAGCCCATGGCTCTCCTGTGCCATCAGCAGCTGTgacctgcctgctgctggctttGAGCAACTCACATGTAGAAAGTCACAAAGGAAACGGAAGAATCCTCAGTTCACAGTGTCTAAATCCCTTGGGCTTTTTGGGTCAATTACTCCTGATGGCCTGACAGCCACTTGGAGAGCATGAAGAGCAACCTGACTCTAAAACCTGAGTGACAGAAGGAAGCCCCACGTTTATGAGTGCCTGTGAAGCATGTCATCATTTGCACCCCAGGGTTATTTAAGGTGGCTGCCCAGGGAGTCCCCTCCCCATAACTCCATCAGAAAAGCCAAGGTGCCCAGTTCTTTGAAAGCTGAGGCTTTTATATGCACTACAGGAATATTTTAAGAGCTGCTTTCAGGAATCCATTTGGGCAAATCATAGCTTGGGGGCTTAAAATAGTTACAGTAGAAGAAAGCCTTTTCAAAAACTACAGTGTTCAGCATGGCTGGGAGCCCTTCTCCAGCTTTGTACTCCTTTGTCTTTACTTTGCAAACTGTATCAATCTGCTGTAAATTAGAGCAAATTTGCAAGTGAAATTCATGCTTCAAGTGACCACCAGGCATGTGCAGGGATTTGGTGACACATGcctggagggaaggagctggtTCCTTCCCAAGTCCTCTCTAAAGTGCAAGTGGCAGCAGAGCAGTTTGCAGAGCAGCAATGCTGTCCAGAGGTCAGAAACAACCTCTGAGAATCCCAGAGAGTGCTCTGGAGCGATGCAGGGACTTAAACGGACTTCTTAACCTCAAAAATGGGCTACTACAACCCTCCACCTCTTTTTGAAATTCACAATAAAGGCATTCTTCCTTCCATTCTACTGGGATCTAACTTAGAACAGTAGCTTCCAAGTTGATTCTGACCCTCCTAGATCACACTTTTAACTTCCCTGGGGTTTGTTAGTCCACTATAGACATCCTGTCCCTAATGGTTAATGAGCAGGACCAGCAACCTGAGCTCCTGCATGTGACTCAGTTCTAGTCTGTCCTTATTGACCATCCAGAGGCAGAGGGGAGAGCTGAGATTTCAATGCAAAAAAGAAACCACAGGCTAAAGCAAGAGTGGAAAAATCACAGACTGGGGCTCCTTTCTCAGGGTGATCCTCTGGGAACCTTCTCTGAGCACATCTTGGAGCTTAGGGCTCTGTCTTGTCCTGCCTTCAGGCTCAGTCTTGCTGGTCCTCacatctttctttcttcctcccttcccaggTTTAACAGGCAGTGTGTGGTAGACAAAGACAAAAGAAACCAGTGTCGGTACTGCAGGCTTAAGAAGTGCTTCCGAGCAGGAATGAAGAAGGAAGGTGGGTGACTGCCTTCCCCCAGCAGCAGTCCCTCATGCTGCCTGTGTATGTTTGAGGAAGCCCTTGCAGCCAAGGCTGGTCCCTGCCAGCTGCACACTTGCCCAGCCCCCTTAGCCCTGTGTTCCCTGCACTGTTCTCTCCTGGGCACAGATCCTgacccccagcacagggggattTAGGGAGGTCCATGCCTGTGTCTCAGAATTGTCCATGCTTGTGCACATAAATCACACCCAGGGCTCTTTAGCTCACTCTTGCTCACACTGACACACACAGCACCTGGGCTCCTACACTGTCATTCCATTGGAGGGGTTTGGGAATGCTCCTCCACATCACTGAGGAGCCCGAACTTCAAAGAAGGGCTGGGAATTTGGAAATACTTTGGTAAAACTGCTCCAAGTGCTGTTATCCCAGAGTGACCACAAAACCCACAGCTGTCTAGGTGAGTCCAACAAAagtcacactgacattttgcacctttttttccctcatagATATATAGGTTCTTGCTGAGCCTCTGCAGAGAGGCAGTGAGTTTAGTTTAGATTCAGCCATAGCAGAAAGGATACAGAGTAAAGTGGAGCATTTTTGCTATTTAACTGTACTAAAAGAGTAGAGCTATATCCCTACATGGCCCATGCTTACCCCCTCAGCTCCCCTGCCTCCCTGTCTCTGCAGCCCTTACAGATCCCCATGGCAGGATTCTCCCCTTGTTTAGCCCTGTTttggggaggagcaggagaacCTGGTGGCCTTGATGGTGCTCCTGTTAGTGGAGGGACAAactgccaggagcagaggcaTCCTACAGAGCTCACCCCACTCATGTCTGCAAAAGGACAACTGGGAGGCATTTGTCTCTGTTAGTCCATGCAGGGAAATTAAACCCCATGCTCCTCCCAGTTCACACCACCTCAAGGAGAAACTTTGGAGTAAAAGGGTCCTTGAAGACAACAGGAAGTACCAGTGGTACATTGGTGGCTGCAGGAAGACCTCTGAGCAGGAACATTTATCCCCTGTAAAAGGAGGTGAGGTATCCCAAGCAACTTTTCTTGACTTTTTCTGAAGAATATAGGAATCCTCCTCTCCATGCAGCTCAtcccctgcccagagctgtgctgttgTCTGTTAATATTCAATAGAAGTTACATTAGGTGCATGACCAGCTAATACTGAGCAAACATTTGGAAAACATCATGGCATGACTGAACTCGGGGGCCTGCTACTGATAACAAGCAGCATAACCTTGAGAGCTCCTATTTACAGCCGCTGACTGCAGGGCTTTTCTCCTGGCCCAGCCTCATTATTGCTTTTTATCAGGTGGATTTATACATCGAGAACGTATCAATCCAGAGAGCCACCAGCCCAAGGCAGGGACTGTGCTGTTTCCTCTGCCATGGATCAATAGCTTATTTGAGCAGATGGCTTTGAGTGGCATGGACAGGGTGAGTtacagccagcccaggcctcgTGACAGACAGAGCAACAAATCCTCCCCCTCAAAGCCCTCAAGACTAGACCAAACAGGGAGGCACACTGGAGTCAAACCTGTCCTGGGATGCTTTTACAATACGGTATGAGAGAGCCCTTTTGCTCTGGATGAATAAGCAGGAGCAGTTCTGCACTTCCTTATTGTAGTTGAGAAATAAGTTTTCCAACTACACCAGTGCAACAGCTTTTCTGAATGGAGCTCACAGGAGTCATGTGGGCAAGGAAACTCACAGATACTCCTCCATTTCACACATCAGCTTTGGGCTGTACACATGAGCATGGCCACCATTTCAAACCTCATATCATGAAATCAAAACACTCAGATCATTTGCCAGGAAATTTTCCCCACTGAACTCTACAGGTGTTTGGGTTCTGAATAAACCCCATCCCTAGAAAGTCTAATAAAGCAAATAAGAAATCAGATCCACCAGATGCAGTCAGGTCTCGCTGGCATCCCTCCCAAACCAGAGACAGCTGCACCTCCGCCCTGCCTGGCAGGGAAGCTGAGAAACTGCAGCTAAGGAAGGGGAATGCCAAAAGTCTGTGCTAGTTTTCAGTGTGCATTGCCATGAACGACCTGCAGCTCAGCCAAAATCCTCTCTTGCAGCTGTACAAAATGAACGGGACCGAATCAGCACCCGCAGATCAAGTTACGAGGACAGCAGCTTGCCCTCCATCAATGCCCTCCTGCACGcagaagccctggcacagcaggtacctcttcttccttctttatCAAATACAAAAGCATCAGGCACTACCTGGCATGTAGAGCCAGCTGAGTATTTAATAGCCAAGTCTTCAAATTATCACCTCTTTTCTAAGTGGCTTATCTGCCAACTCAACACTGatttttcaaaaagcatttgtTACCTGAAACCATCACTTTAAATCTCCTTAGTCCAGAAGTCAGTTGCAACAATATGCAATGATTTGTTCTGCTCTAATGGGACACAGGAAGCCTGGAGAGGCTGATGGAAGAAAGTAGGGTAGAATCATTGCAATCTgaagagctgtggctgcctcagcCCACGAGGGGCTGGCCTTGCATGAGCAGCCTCCCTTCCCCATGAGCTGTTAGGAACTTTGGATTCCTGCACAGTTTCACAAGGGATCAGTTTCCTGCTTGTTTTATGCAGACACCTTTTCCAGTGCTTGCTTGAAATTCCCTGTTTCCACTCGCATACTGCCAAGATTCGTTTCCTGGAGTGTTCACATTGAAAAGATGACTCTGATTTAAGAGGCTGGATACTGCAAATGGTATACACAGCTCATCCCTCTCTGGGAGGACAGAGGACAGGATGGGCAcacacagcctgcagggagggtTTGTCTGTGAGAACCAGTGATGaggatggagctgtgctggaggcaggagctgcctctctTCATGAGAGCTGGGGAGAACAGAACTCTGTGTCCTGGAGAAGACAAACAGGGGGTGAGTTGGCAGTCCACACTGCTTCAAGGGTCACACTGCCCTGAAGTCTGCCCTGGGAGATGCTCCAGGACAGGACGTGCTGTGATCAGGGCTTCACATTAGGCTCCACTCAGGCTGTAAGGTCCACTTCCCCAAGGAGGGGATATGCCAGAATGGCCAAGGGCCAACCTTGTACATGAAAAGCACATCCAATCTCATCCCACATCTCAccttgtcctgtgcaggactgaatatatttatataccCTATAAAAATAAGACTGATGCTGCTCCCAGAGGTGTGAGATACTGGGGTCTTGAGTCACCAAATCTACAAGGGAAGGACATTTCTGGGGCTCAGAGTCCTGCAGTGCCATCACAGGGTCTACTGATAAAAACTACAACTATCCACAAATCCAGGGGAGCTCCTGCTCTCCCACAGAGCACAGAGAGATTCATTAAACAAGGAAGGCTCCAGCACGGTAATTGGTAACTTTTATGTGCCTTGCTAATTAGAACAAGATActgctgaggagctgctttCTCCGAGATCCAGGGTCACTTACCCAGAGGTCTTTATTTATTTGCTAAGCCTTCCGGGCCCACTGATTAGGGTAATACATGGTGAGATTTTTACAATCTTATTTATTCAATAATAGCTGGGGAGCTGGAAAGCCTCCAGGTAATGCaacctgacaaaaaaaaaaaaaaaaaaaaaagcaggtggCATTTGAATTCCATTTCCTTGGGGAGGCCAGCAGGATCCGAGCTGAAAATGCTGGCAGGAATAGGACAGGAAGAGCTGATGTTGTACAAGAGCACAGAGGGCAGGCAGAGGGCAGTGATGGGGTTGAGTTAATTGCTTACAGAGGCATGAGGATGAAGTAGTGACTAAGGGCAAATTTTTAGATGACCTGGGTGAGCAGCTATGCATGAGAAACAGGCAGGAGGTTGGGTGCCTGATTTCGGGGAGATGTTCTGTCCAGCTCTGTGTCACAGTACTTGCAGAGTTGTCAGGGTTGTCCTTTGCAAATGAAATGGCAATCACAAATAATTTGCCATGTAAGAAGTGCCACCTGTGTTGTGGGCATGTTTGAACTTGCCCAGTTTTGCCAAAAAGACCTAAAAGCCAATGGGAGGTGTGAGACTGTTACCTTTAAAGTCTGCCCTTAGCTATTCAGAGTTGATGATGTCAAATGTTAATGACCTGGTGCTCACAGAAAGCAATGTCAGACCTAGAAAGCTGTGGCCTGGTGAGCTCATGAGGActcaggagaggagcagagcctgcttgcctcctgtggaaagcagacacagcagctctggccaAGCACTGCCTCTGGAGCAGGCTGGAAGAGGGAGCAGCTCTCTGCACCTTGGTGGGACCAAGTAGCttgtgcagcagcactgggtgCACGTGTCCTTTCTACTGGTGAGGCTGACTGCCACACAAGCCCCTCTGTTCCTTCCTGGATCTTGACTGAGCACACTTGTTCAGTGTGAGGAAGATGCTGGCTTTAGGAATGTGCTTTCCAGTCTGTTCAAGGCATTACAGTTTACCAAGATGATccacagcctctgctctgcagcgTTTCATGTTCACAGACCCCAGGCTGATCTGAATTTAAATGAGTCTTTTTGGGTCGCCTGTTCTGGGAGCTGGGTGTGTGcaacagaaaaatgtaatttctggaGTCTGCATCAACACAACCCATGGGCTGGGGGTTTTCCTCCCTGTGTTTCCTCTGTGGCACTGAAAGCTGAAGGATGTCTTCTCTCCTTCCAGATATCATCCCCGGTTCCTGTGCTCAACGGAGACATCCGAGGGAAGAAGATTGCCAATATTTCCGACGTGTGTGAGTCcatgaagcagcagctgctggtgctggtggaGTGGGCCAAGTACATCCCCCCCTTCTGTGAGCTGCCCCTGGATGACCAGGCAAGTCCCCCCATCCACCCCACCTCGCTCTGCCCTGGAAAAGGCAGCAGGGAGCCAAAGCCAGCtgagaccttcagagaaaatgCTCATTTTGCATTCTGTTATCCTGACTGCTGCAGCTGATTGGGAACAGCATCCATACAATGCCAGCCCGGGTCAGGCATCCATACAATGCCAGCACGGGCCACTTGCATGTGCTGCTAATCAGCCCATGAGCACAGCCAGATAACACTGAGCTTGAATTAGGTCCTTATCAGATGAGCATTTTGGGGTCAGCCAGTCATTTATTAATTATGGTTTGTGCAGCACTTTGAAAACCTGAAGTGATATACAAATGCTTGGGGCAATCAGAATTAGCAGGAGAGATTTCTGGCCTAAGGTCTACCCAAAACTTAAAATCAGCCTGTCTCTTGCTGCTTCCTGCCTTGGGGTATGTTTGTATCCATGCTCCCAGTGTGGAATTTTGAAGCTATACACTAGTTTTCTCCCAAGGcagtagaaaatatttttccaggaTTAAATAGCAAGGATATATTTGCATTTAACAGAAATTACTAAAATGGCATTTGTGGGTTCCCTAATGAAGATAAGCACAGTGGGTTTGATGTCCTCTGTAGCACTGCAGGATCTCAGGCAGCCTCAAAGAGGTACAAGAAGAGGCCTCCTGTGGGTGTCTAAATTTCAGAAGTCTGCAACAGGTGTTGAAGAACATGTTGTGTGCCCACCCTTGAGCAGCACGTGTGGCTGGGACAGCACTTCTGGCAGGACCAGCACAGGTCCTGTCAGAGGTAGGAAGGTATTTCCAGTCTGTCCAGTGTACAGTCACAAAACCAGCATGTGTTCTCTTCAGCTAGGACCAGTCTCCAGCCCTATTGACCTAGAGGTAACTTttatataaagaagaaaaaggatatCCAGTTGAGAGTATCCAGCTGATCAAAAACCCCTAAATCCTAAATCTGAGCTCTTTATTAGCCCCCCAGCAGCATCCAGAGCTCTGGAGAATTCAGTGCTCTTAAAATGGGAGcatgtttccttcttttctatTGTGTGCAAGTGCTTATAATTTAATTGTTTAGAATTATAAGAAATCTGTTAAATTGCTAAGGAAAATACAACTCATAACTTAGGGAAACCACAATGGACTCCAAGGGCAAATGCCATTTACACAGCAAacaggctgcagcccagcacagacctggggcagctctgcataGCCCATCACATCCTTGTGCCATTTGGAACAGAGGCCCTAAACCTGGCCAATAACTGTAAACTAGTGGGGCTGCAAAGTTGTGGGGCTGCAAAATTCCTCAAAGTAGCAAACAAAGTCTAAAGATGGCACAGTTTGAACCCTGCCTTCCCACAAGGGAGAGGCTCCTCCATGAAACAGATCTCCTTTTGCAGAAAAGATCACACCCAACCCCTCATTCTCCATCTGCACCAAAATGTCAAAACTACCATGTCTGATAAGGCAAAGATGTTTCATCTCAAAGTTCAAGTTCTGCTTTGTTGTGTTACAACTGTATATTTATCCCAGTTCACAATGGAATTACATATCTCAGGTTCATCACTGCaagaacaaatattaaataagaTGGTTTGGCCTTCTTGAAGTAATTTACTTTAACCCTGCTCAAACAAGGAAATTCTGTGGACATAAAAAAGGTGGTTTCAAACTGAACATTCTTGAATTTGCAATTGGCAGGAAATTTTTAGATGAAAGCTTCACTCTCCCCTGGGACTGTTTTTTCCTTGTCAAAGTTTTGTCAGGTAGGAAAGCTCACTTTTGTGCAGATCTGGCAATTCCAACAGTTCAGCTAACACATCCACCTATGTTTGGACAGTGATAGGCTAGATTTTGGCATCTAGATAAAGATCCCCCAGTATCatgtgtgatatcacagtatCACAGTCTTTTTGCAAGGATCTCTATTTATTTTGCATAACCTTTTTTACCATCGGGGgtataaaaaaacaaaaaacaaacctctcCTAGACATCAGCATCTTTCCTAACCAGAGCTCTCTTCTATGGATTATACAATCTCCTTGCATTCCTGGTAGGGTAAGACTTCTCTTGGCTTTGACAGATGCTGAGGATAACACACTGGAAAAGGGGGCCATTCCCATCAGGACATACTTTTCAGCATTTCtctattaatatttaatgaTTGTTTTCTCCAGCAGAAGGTCCTGGCTGGACATTAAGAAGTTTTTGTGTCAGGATGTCCAATTGTTAACTTCTCTTTCTGCCTAAATCTCTGAAATTTTTAactgaaggagggcaaaagatTCAGAACATTCTCAGGAGCCACTGGAGGGTGTAAAGTGAAACACTTCAATCATTAACATCAGGGGAGAAAAACATCCCTTTGGCTTCCCTGTCCCCAGTTCCTGTGGCTGTGGAGGGGATGAATGGCCAGGGGGTGACCTAGCCAGCTGGACATGGgtccctgtgtgtgtgactgCAGTGGgaggtgggcacagcccagagggacagcaggggatTGTACTTCTCCCACTTCCCAGGATGGAGTGTGGTCCCTGGTTCTGGTAGAAGCTGTCTGCAAACAGCCCACACTGGTGGGAGGTCCTGGGACAGCCTAGCATGGTCCTGCTCATGGCATGTGTCCTGAATATGGGATATTTCAGGTGCTGTTTACtacctgctgcctctgctggagTTATAACTGGTTTAGCACAGACCATTATTTAATCTCTTTCTCTGCCTGTAACTGAAGAAGGGCCCTTACTCCCATCCTTGAGTGCAGTACAGGAATGCTGAGCTTTCCCTCTTGCTTACATAAAATCACAGCTTTATCTCAGTCTCTGCATCACCCAAATAACTTTTCCCTGCCCTTGCAGGTAGCACTGCTACGTGCACACGCAGGGGAGCATCTGTTACTGGGAGCTGCCAAGAGGTCCATGGTGTTCAAGGATGTCTTGCTGCTAGGTAAAAATTGCACTTCTGCTCCCAGCCTATCTGCTTCTGTGAGGCTTCCCTGCTGGGGTGAAGAAGAGGGTGGTTCAGTGTTTGTGGATACTTTTTGCAGGGTGGTGGCTTGAGCTGTTCTGTATTTTAGCATGTCCAGTACAACCTTTGGGTGCGGCTAGGCCTGGCTGACATTGACATCAAGGCCATGAGGTGTGGCAAAGTTGGGGACTGTTGGGGGCTGTGGTGAGATTGAGAAAAAAGCTCTCACTCCTTTGTCAGCTTTTCCTCACTTGAATAGCTCCTGTGTAATAAGAAGCTGCTCTGGCAACACAGATCAAAATTTTTGGTGTTCTGAGACAGGGTAGGGGCTGAAGGAGGAACTTCTTAAATTCCTCCACTCCCAAAATTATCTCAGCATTAGTTACTTGCATTTTGAACTCCTTGTCACACCGGCTAAGTCTGGAGCAATGACAAAGTGATGGTCCCTGTGCTGTTTGTCTGAAGGAAATGATCACATCATCCCACGGAACTGCCCCGAGCTGGTGGAGGTGAACCGTGTGGCCATCCGCATCCTGGACGAGCTGGTCCTGcccttccaggagctgcagataGATGACAACGAATATGCCTGCTTGAAAGCCATCATCTTCTTTGACCCAGGTATGCCCCAGCTTGCTGAGGGTACCATGAGAGTATCTTTTCTGGATTATGCTGACTAACACTGGTTCTGAGTGCTGGAAAAGCTGCCTGCTCTCCTCTCTGGGCCAAACTGTTCTTagagagggaggagggaagtCAGTCTAGGAAAAGAAACATTGCCCATTGCAGCAGACGATGGGGAATCAGAGGCAGCTCacctcaggctgtgcccagactTCATGCTGCCACtgaggcagctcccagggcagcagcctgGAGAGTTTGCTGTGTGGGTCGTTGCAGATGCCAAGGGGCTGAGCGACCCGTCCAAGATCAAGCGGATGCGGTACCAGGTGCAGGTGAGCCTGGAGGATTACATCAACGACCGGCAGTACGACTCGCGGGGCCGCTtcggggagctgctgctgctgctgcccgtgCTGCAGAGCATCACCTGGCAGATGATCGAGCAGATCCAGTTCGTCAAGCTCTTCGGCATGGCTAAGATTGACAACctgctgcaggagatgctgctgggagGTGAGTACTTGAGGGTCTGACAAGAGGCCTCTCGGTATTCCCTGATTGTTGTCCCCTTGAGACCCTCCTTAGTCACCACTCCCTATCTGGAAAAGTTAGAGACAGCCAGTCTGCATTCAGCCCTTGACTCACATAAAAATCACCTCCCCTGTCCTTGACAGGGGTAACCAAGGGTCCTCTACTTCTTCTCACCTAAAGAGATGCATCAGCTGTCCCTCTGTTTACAGAGGCATCCCCAGCCCTCTGCACACAGACAAGCTTTGCTGTGCACCTCCCAGATCCCACCTGGCAGCCATTTCACCAATCCTCCTCTCTCAGAAGGGactcatcaaaaaaaaaaagtctgaaagcTCAGGTTGAAACATCCTAGATTTTCTAGTGGAAGCATCCAATGggacaaaacaaaatgaaaagttCCCACTGTGCTATTCTGCATGTGGAGGTGTGACTAAGGAATATAATCCTGTATGAGAGGACAtgcaggcagcaggcaggggtTGGTTAGTTCAAGGCATTA
It contains:
- the HNF4A gene encoding hepatocyte nuclear factor 4-alpha isoform X1, yielding MRLSKALIDMEMADYSAALDPAYTTLEFENMQVLAMGNADTSPSEAANLSSSSSIGVSTLCAICGDRATGKHYGASSCDGCKGFFRRSVRKNHMYSCRFNRQCVVDKDKRNQCRYCRLKKCFRAGMKKEAVQNERDRISTRRSSYEDSSLPSINALLHAEALAQQISSPVPVLNGDIRGKKIANISDVCESMKQQLLVLVEWAKYIPPFCELPLDDQATLLRAHAGEHLLLGAAKRSMVFKDVLLLGNDHIIPRNCPELVEVNRVAIRILDELVLPFQELQIDDNEYACLKAIIFFDPDAKGLSDPSKIKRMRYQVQVSLEDYINDRQYDSRGRFGELLLLLPVLQSITWQMIEQIQFVKLFGMAKIDNLLQEMLLGGSSSETPHTHHHLHPHLIQENLGTNVIVANTMPPQMHNGQMSTPETPQPSPPAGSGSEQYKLLPGAIATVAKQPTSIPQPAITKQEVI
- the HNF4A gene encoding hepatocyte nuclear factor 4-alpha isoform X3, producing the protein MVNVSTQLSAKMEAPYDTSPSEAANLSSSSSIGVSTLCAICGDRATGKHYGASSCDGCKGFFRRSVRKNHMYSCRFNRQCVVDKDKRNQCRYCRLKKCFRAGMKKEAVQNERDRISTRRSSYEDSSLPSINALLHAEALAQQISSPVPVLNGDIRGKKIANISDVCESMKQQLLVLVEWAKYIPPFCELPLDDQATLLRAHAGEHLLLGAAKRSMVFKDVLLLGNDHIIPRNCPELVEVNRVAIRILDELVLPFQELQIDDNEYACLKAIIFFDPDAKGLSDPSKIKRMRYQVQVSLEDYINDRQYDSRGRFGELLLLLPVLQSITWQMIEQIQFVKLFGMAKIDNLLQEMLLGGSSSETPHTHHHLHPHLIQENLGTNVIVANTMPPQMHNGQMSTPETPQPSPPAGSGSEQYKLLPGAIATVAKQPTSIPQPAITKQEVI
- the HNF4A gene encoding hepatocyte nuclear factor 4-alpha isoform X2, yielding MRLSKALIDMEMADYSAALDPAYTTLEFENMQVLAMGNDTSPSEAANLSSSSSIGVSTLCAICGDRATGKHYGASSCDGCKGFFRRSVRKNHMYSCRFNRQCVVDKDKRNQCRYCRLKKCFRAGMKKEAVQNERDRISTRRSSYEDSSLPSINALLHAEALAQQISSPVPVLNGDIRGKKIANISDVCESMKQQLLVLVEWAKYIPPFCELPLDDQATLLRAHAGEHLLLGAAKRSMVFKDVLLLGNDHIIPRNCPELVEVNRVAIRILDELVLPFQELQIDDNEYACLKAIIFFDPDAKGLSDPSKIKRMRYQVQVSLEDYINDRQYDSRGRFGELLLLLPVLQSITWQMIEQIQFVKLFGMAKIDNLLQEMLLGGSSSETPHTHHHLHPHLIQENLGTNVIVANTMPPQMHNGQMSTPETPQPSPPAGSGSEQYKLLPGAIATVAKQPTSIPQPAITKQEVI